The genome window ACCCGCTGTTCTTATTGTTGGCGGTAGTAGAGGAGCAAGACCGATAAATGATGCTGTAATTGCAGCTTTACCACAATTAGGGGAGAAAGCTTATCAAGTTCTTTATGTAACAGGAGAGGTGCACTACGAAGCGGTAAAGAAAGAAGTAGAGCGTGTCGGCAATCCAGAAAATGTTATTATTAAGCCATTTGTCCATAATATGCCTGAAGTATTAACGAGTATTGATTTAACTGTTGCAAGAGCTGGCGCAACAACACTAAGTGAGCTAACCTCGCTTGGTATTCCGAGCATTCTTGTGCCAAGTCCTTATGTAACGAATAATCATCAAGAAAAAAATGCGCATGCATTAACGAGTAATGGAGCAGCCAGAATGCTTCTTGAACAGGATATGAATGGCCAAAAATTGATAGAAGAAATGGATGCAATCATGCTTAATCCTGTTTTGCTAAAGGAAATGAAAGAGACTTCCAAAAAATTAGGTATTCCTGATGCGGCAATGAGGTTGTATAATGTCATGAAGGAAGTAATCGATAACAAGAAAAAATAAGATAGCAAATAGAAAATTTGTTTGTTAGGAAAAGGTGGACAACCTATTGAAATGTTATGTACTATTTCCTTATTTAATAATACCGGGGTGATTTTTTGGAAAAAGGGAAGGTAGTTTCTTTAGAAGATAGAATTCCAAAATTAAAAGAGCAGAGACGAAGAAAAGCAAATCGTCGCCTTATTTTCCTTCTCCTTCTATTCTTCCTAATCATCGTTTGCGTTATATACTTCCAATCGCCTTTAAGTCATGTGAAAAACATCGAAATTACGGGTAATCATTTATATTCTTTTGAAGACTTGGAGAAAATGAGTGGAATTGACAGCAAAACAAATATTTGGACAATCAAAAAAGACAAGCTCACAGAGAAATTAAAAGACTCAGGCGGGATTAAATCTGCTAAGATTTCTATTGTTTTTCCAAATACTGTTCATATTGACGTAAAAGAGTATAGGAAGATTGCTTACTTTGAAGTAAAGAATGAATTTATTCCACTTCTTGAAAATGGGGAGATGCTGCATGACAGAGCTATGACCAACAGTCCCTATGATGCTCCAATTATTAAGGATATAAAGAGCGAAGATAATAAAGTAATCAAAAAAATAGGGGGAGAACTAAATAAACTGTCAGCAGAAGTGTATAACGCAATTTCTGAAGTAAGGTATACTCCTAAAAATACAGATAAGTGGCGTGTTACTGTATATATGAATGATGGAAATCAGGTATTAGCTTCTTTATCCTCTTTTTCGGATAAGCTGCAGCATTATCCATCCATCATTTCCCAGCTGAATACAGATAAAAAAGGCGTTATTGATTTAGAGGTAGGTTCTTATTTTAAAGCTTTTGATTCGGAAGGGGAAAAGAAGGGTGAAGAATAATAAAAGAAGAAGAAATGTTATCTTCTCCTTAGTTTTTCTTGTACTTGGATTTATGATCTCTTTTTCCTATCAAAATACAAAAAAAGATGAAGGGAAAGCAGTGAGTGAGAGCCAATTTGAAAGAGATTTGGATTTGCGCAATGAGCTAATTGAGCAGGAAGAAAAGAACAATAAGTTGTATAAGGAGTTAAAGGAAAACCAAAGGGACTTGCTTCAATTAGAGAAGAAACTTTCTAACGAAGCAGAGACTTATTATAACTTGGCAGAAGATGCGGAAAAATACCGGATATATTTAGGAAAGGTTGCAGTAAAAGGGGAAGGGGTACAAATTGCTTTGGAAGATGGTGAGTATAATCCAAAGGAAGATAATGTGAATAATTATTTGGTTCATGAGCATCATGTATTTAAAGTGATCAACGAGCTTTATATTGCTGGTGCAGAAGCGATTAGTATCAATGGACAAAGGCTAGCACATAATTCTTATATCCTTTGCAATGGTCCAGTAATTGAAATTGACGGTTATCAGCACCCAGCCCCATTTGTTATTACGGCAATTGGCGATAGCGATGTGTTAGAAGGCGCAATAAATATAAATGGTGGCGTAAAGGATTTGTTAGTAAATGATAATGTAAGATTTACGCTTGAGAAAAAAAGAATGATCCAAATGGATCCTTTAAATGTTAATTAACGATAAGTATGATTTAGAAAGTATGATGCGCTTTGAATAAGAAATTTATAACGATGACGGGAATTACACTTATTGCAGGGTTTATGATAGCAGTTCAATTTCAGACAATAAAAGAACCTGTTGTACGAGACACGAGAGATACTTGGGAGTTAAGAGAAGATCTTATCCATGAGAAAAAATTAGAATTAAAGTTAATAGATGAGATACGTTCGACAAATGGAAAGATAGAAGAATATGAGAATGAAACCCCAAGAAGCAAAGAAGCGGTATTGAAAGAGACTTTGGCAGAATTAAAGCAGGAAGCGGGCTTAACAGAAGTAACGGGAAATGGAATTGTCTTAAAGATTGAGTCTGTCAGTACAGAAATGCTTTTAGGTGAAAATCCTGGAGTAGTTACCTCTGAATTATTACAACGGTTAGTAAATGAATTAAATTTATATGGTGTTGAGGAGATAGCGATAAATGATAATCGTTATGTAAATACAACTGTTATCCGTGAAATTAACAATGTGTTAAAAATGGATGGGAATCCCCTAAACCAGCTGCCAATTGAAATAAAAGTGATAGCGAAGGATGCTAACACTGTTGAAAAACTGTTTAATTACATGAAGGTTTCAAAGTCAGCAGATGAATTTTTCTTATCTAATCTGTTATTGAATGTCGAGATGCCAAAGGAACCAATCAAAATACCAGCATATAGCAACCCCATAAATATCCATTATATGAAGCCCGTAAGTACAAGTAAAGGAGGAGATTCTTAATGTGGCTTCCTATATTTGGGCTGATTGTTGGGATTGTATTAGGATTATTAACCGATATAAAAGTGCCAGACGAATATGCTAACTATTTATCAATTGCTGTTCTCGCTGCACTGGATACTTTATTTGGAGGGATTCGTGCTCATCTGCAAAATATATTCGACGAGAAAGTATTTGTAACTGGGTTCTTCTTTAATATTGCTCTTGCAGCAAGTTTAGCTTTTCTAGGTGTACATCTTGGTGTAGACTTATACTTAGCGGCTATTTTTGCATTTGGTGTTCGACTATTTCAAAATATAGCTGTCATTCGCAGTATTATCTTAAAGAAATCAAATACGCATTCTCTTGAAAAAAATGAAAAAAGTTGACAGAGAAAAAAGGGAATATATTAGTTTTGGCGAATAATTTAAATATTAATAGATATGTGGAAGTGAATTACGATATTTCCTTGTGAAATAAGTAATTAGTCCTATTTGTAGTAAAAAAGACCAAAATTGTATTGACACTTTGCGAAAACTTAGTGAAAATATGGTGTTGCCTGGTATACAATAGAATAGTTGTGAAGATTATATTATGTATATCAAAAAACTATGTAAATAGCAGACGTTACTTCTGATAAAAAAAGTTGAATTTTTTGACTGTATGACATAACTTGTTGTTCACATTATTTAAAATGCAAAAGGAGGTGCCCGAGAATGAACAGCAATGAACTTTATGTGAGTCTAGACATCGGTACATCCAGCATAAAAGTAATCATTGGAGAAATGATTAACGAATCTTTAAATATTATTGGTGTAGGCATCGTCCCATCAGAAGGTTTAAAAAAAGGTTCAATTGTGGATATAGATGAAACCGTTCATTCTATTCGACAAGCAATAGAGCAAGCTGAAAGAATGGTTGGGATGGAGATAAAGCAAGTAGTTGTTGGCGTTTCGGGAAATCATGTTAATCTGCAAACCTCACGTGGGGTAGTTGCAGTTTCAAGTGAAAATCGCGAAATTACAATTGAAGATGTAATTAGGGTAAAGGATGCTGCACAAGTAGTTTCCATTCCCCCTGAAAAAGAGATTATTGATATTATTCCTAAACAATTTATTGTCGATGGATTAGATGAAATTACTGATCCCCGAGGAATGATTGGTGTACGATTGGAAATGGAAGGTACTATTATAACTGGAAGTAAAACCATTTTACATAACACCTTAAGATGTGTGGAAAGAGCAGGACTTGAAATTCAAGATATCTCCTTGCAACCACTTGCTGCAGGATCTTTTGCGCTTTCAAAAGATGAGAAAAACTTAGGAGTGGCGTTAATAGATATAGGCGGAGGATCTACAACTATTGCTGTATTTGAAAATGGATTCCTTAAAGCCACTAGCGTTATTCCTGTAGGTGGAGATCATATTACTAAAGATCTATCCATTGGTCTTCGAACTACAACAGAAGATGCCGAAAAAATTAAAATAAAGTATGGTTATGCTTTTTATGATCATGCTTCTGAAGAGGAAGTATTCAGCGTTCCTATTATAGGAAGCGATCAGCATCAGCAATTTAATCAATTGGAGATTTCTGATATTATAGAAGCTAGATTAGAAGAAATCTTTGAACTTGTTGGTCATGAACTAGCTAGACTAGGAGTATATGATCTTCCAGGAGGATTTGTATTAACTGGAGGAGTAGCTAGTACGAAAGGAATTTTAGAATTAGCGCAAGATATTTTCCAAAGCCGAGTTAGAATTGCTATTCCTGATTATATTGGAGTTAGAGAGCCACAATATACTACTGCAGTTGGTTTAATTAAATTCTCCTATAAAAATAGTAAACTTCAAGGTGGAAATATCCATAACCCTGTTGCTGTTCCTGCTGAAACAAGGGAAAAAGCTCAGAAAACAGCATCCCAAAAACAAGCTTATGAGAAAAAACAAGTGGAAAAAGAACCTTCAAAGTTTAAGAAATTTATGGGATATTTCTTTGATTAATGAAATGTCTTAATAGAAAAACATAATTTTGATAAAAAAGAACTTCGAGAAGGCTGAGAGTCGTTTAGGGTCAGTCTAGGTATTAAAATGGTATGTTACTCCATATCACCAAGACTTGAGATGCGGACAGTTCGATACTGCTGAATATCGACGAATTAGGAGGATTTGTCATGTTGGAATTTGATACAAATATAGATTCACTAGCTGTAATAAAGGTTATAGGTGTAGGTGGCGGTGGAAATAACGCTGTTAACCGAATGATTGAGCATGGCCTACAAGGGGTAGAGTTCATTGCTGTAAATACAGATGCACAGGCATTAAATTTATCTAAAGCAGAAATCAAAATGCAAATTGGTGGAAAACTTACAAGAGGATTAGGGGCAGGTGCAAATCCTGAAGTAGGGAAAAAGGCTGCTGAGGAAAGCAAAGAACAAATTGAAGAGGCATTAAAAGGAGCAGATATGGTCTTCGTTACGGCAGGAATGGGTGGCGGAACTGGAACAGGTGCTGCACCAGTTATTGCTCAAATCGCCCACGACCTAGGCGCCTTAACAGTAGGGGTAGTAACAAGACCTTTTACTTTCGAAGGAAGAAAAAGATCCACACATGCTGCAAGCGGGATTACAGCATTGAAGGATGCTGTCGATACATTAATCGTTATTCCAAACGACCGCTTACTTGAAATCGTAGATAAATCAACTCCGATGCTTGAAGCGTTTAGAGAAGCGGATAATGTATTACGCCAGGGTGTACAAGGTATCTCTGACTTAATCGCAACACCAGGGCTGATTAACTTAGACTTCGCTGATGTGAAAACAATTATGGTGAATAAAGGTTCTGCACTTATGGGGATAGGTGTTGCAGCAGGGGAAAACCGTGCAGCTGAAGCAGCGAAAAAAGCAATTTCTTCACCACTTCTGGAGACTTCCATTGATGGAGCACAAGGAATATTGATGAATATTACCGGTGGAACGAATTTAAGCTTGTATGAAGTACAAGAGGCAGCCGATATT of Niallia circulans contains these proteins:
- the ftsA gene encoding cell division protein FtsA, translating into MNSNELYVSLDIGTSSIKVIIGEMINESLNIIGVGIVPSEGLKKGSIVDIDETVHSIRQAIEQAERMVGMEIKQVVVGVSGNHVNLQTSRGVVAVSSENREITIEDVIRVKDAAQVVSIPPEKEIIDIIPKQFIVDGLDEITDPRGMIGVRLEMEGTIITGSKTILHNTLRCVERAGLEIQDISLQPLAAGSFALSKDEKNLGVALIDIGGGSTTIAVFENGFLKATSVIPVGGDHITKDLSIGLRTTTEDAEKIKIKYGYAFYDHASEEEVFSVPIIGSDQHQQFNQLEISDIIEARLEEIFELVGHELARLGVYDLPGGFVLTGGVASTKGILELAQDIFQSRVRIAIPDYIGVREPQYTTAVGLIKFSYKNSKLQGGNIHNPVAVPAETREKAQKTASQKQAYEKKQVEKEPSKFKKFMGYFFD
- a CDS encoding cell division protein FtsQ/DivIB, which produces MEKGKVVSLEDRIPKLKEQRRRKANRRLIFLLLLFFLIIVCVIYFQSPLSHVKNIEITGNHLYSFEDLEKMSGIDSKTNIWTIKKDKLTEKLKDSGGIKSAKISIVFPNTVHIDVKEYRKIAYFEVKNEFIPLLENGEMLHDRAMTNSPYDAPIIKDIKSEDNKVIKKIGGELNKLSAEVYNAISEVRYTPKNTDKWRVTVYMNDGNQVLASLSSFSDKLQHYPSIISQLNTDKKGVIDLEVGSYFKAFDSEGEKKGEE
- the ftsZ gene encoding cell division protein FtsZ, which translates into the protein MLEFDTNIDSLAVIKVIGVGGGGNNAVNRMIEHGLQGVEFIAVNTDAQALNLSKAEIKMQIGGKLTRGLGAGANPEVGKKAAEESKEQIEEALKGADMVFVTAGMGGGTGTGAAPVIAQIAHDLGALTVGVVTRPFTFEGRKRSTHAASGITALKDAVDTLIVIPNDRLLEIVDKSTPMLEAFREADNVLRQGVQGISDLIATPGLINLDFADVKTIMVNKGSALMGIGVAAGENRAAEAAKKAISSPLLETSIDGAQGILMNITGGTNLSLYEVQEAADIVASASDQDVNMIFGSIINDDLKDEIVVTVIATGFNQDLSQLQPDRPGFGGLKPNNNNANPVNNPVNNREVKREEPHVQKEQQQPRSNAQQPEDALDIPTFLRNRNRRR
- a CDS encoding small basic family protein produces the protein MWLPIFGLIVGIVLGLLTDIKVPDEYANYLSIAVLAALDTLFGGIRAHLQNIFDEKVFVTGFFFNIALAASLAFLGVHLGVDLYLAAIFAFGVRLFQNIAVIRSIILKKSNTHSLEKNEKS
- a CDS encoding DUF881 domain-containing protein — protein: MKNNKRRRNVIFSLVFLVLGFMISFSYQNTKKDEGKAVSESQFERDLDLRNELIEQEEKNNKLYKELKENQRDLLQLEKKLSNEAETYYNLAEDAEKYRIYLGKVAVKGEGVQIALEDGEYNPKEDNVNNYLVHEHHVFKVINELYIAGAEAISINGQRLAHNSYILCNGPVIEIDGYQHPAPFVITAIGDSDVLEGAININGGVKDLLVNDNVRFTLEKKRMIQMDPLNVN
- a CDS encoding DUF881 domain-containing protein; translation: MNKKFITMTGITLIAGFMIAVQFQTIKEPVVRDTRDTWELREDLIHEKKLELKLIDEIRSTNGKIEEYENETPRSKEAVLKETLAELKQEAGLTEVTGNGIVLKIESVSTEMLLGENPGVVTSELLQRLVNELNLYGVEEIAINDNRYVNTTVIREINNVLKMDGNPLNQLPIEIKVIAKDANTVEKLFNYMKVSKSADEFFLSNLLLNVEMPKEPIKIPAYSNPINIHYMKPVSTSKGGDS